One genomic segment of Coffea arabica cultivar ET-39 chromosome 6e, Coffea Arabica ET-39 HiFi, whole genome shotgun sequence includes these proteins:
- the LOC113696036 gene encoding conserved oligomeric Golgi complex subunit 1-like: MRIVTPPPPQSPSTTAAPTPGGGGGGGGYRNQDAELLFRTKPISDIRKVEATTRKEIEDKSEELRQLVGNRYRDLIDSADSIVQMKSTCEFISTNISAIHHSIVSNLSSSIDSPRTVNSNANSNRARIYGIACRVKYLVDTPENIWGCLDESMFMEASARYIRAKHVHDYLIVMNNDSVGIRNGGSYNVLSKFPLLQHQWQIVESFKAQISQRSRERLLDQALLLELGINAYADALAAVAIIDELDPKQILSLFLDSRKSCILQKLSACSSNVNADSSDVISVFCQVLRIIQVSVGQVGELFLQVLNDMPLFYKTILGSPPASQLFGGIPNPDEEVRLWTAFRDKLESTMVTLDRDFLARTCSDWLRNCGKEIVNNINGRYLIDVIASGKELASAEKLIRETMDSKQVLEGSLEWLKSVFGSEIELPWKRTRELVLGDDSDLWDDIFEDAFLQRMKAIIDTRFEELSGAVSVVESVRTIVKTPSDVGFQSYPNRVPNAGGVWFMEPNIKRVGSSQCTEQNDVRTCLNAYFGAEVSRIRDAVDSRCELVLEDLLFFLESPKAPVRLKDLAPYLQNKCYATMSTILRDLKSELDLLDADLKNVDQEGESTPLAAIIVERSLFIGRLLFAFQKHSRHVPVILGSPRSWLNETFAGVSLKSRAALRYSRSSFDSFMSDSPGKKMLDSPKRQTSLAASALFGIDDNSSPKLEELSRTTQDLCIRAHNIWISWVSDELSRILSANVEKDDALSAAAPLRGWEKIAVKQEQLNEGESEMQILLPSMPSIYINSFLFQACEEIHQVGGHVLDKPILQDFASRLLEKVIGIYVAFLECHGSQVSEKGILQILLDLRFVADVLSGGDVSSNTVPSKVPKVKLPFRIKQDIHETKSVIRERLDGLVSHLSQRLDPIDWLTYEPYLRENGKQSYLRHAVLFGFFVQLNRLYTDTAQKLPSNSESNIMRCSDVPRFKYLPISAPALSSRGPARPSASTSMDDVSSRSSRNSYTTDELSRNIDYDDNSSLGMAAPFLRSFMQVGSRFGESTLRLGSILTDGQVGRFGDMLPAQAAGLLSSFTAGRLDS; encoded by the exons atgAGAATCGTAACGCCGCCACCTCCTCAGTCCCCTTCCACCACCGCCGCTCCCACCCCCGGCggtggcggtggtggtggtggttacAGAAACCAAGATGCAGAATTGCTATTTCGAACGAAGCCCATCTCAGACATCCGAAAAGTAGAGGCAACCACGAGGAAAGAGATCGAGGACAAGAGCGAGGAGTTGAGGCAACTTGTGGGCAATAGATACAGAGATCTTATAGATTCAGCCGATTCCATTGTTCAAATGAAGTCCACTTGTGAGTTTATCTCTACTAACATTTCAGCTATTCATCATTCTATAGTCAGCAATCTTTCTTCATCAATTGATAGTCCTAGGACAGTCAATTCCAATGCCAATTCCAACAGGGCCCGGATTTATGGCATTGCTTGCCGGGTTAAGTATCTTGTAGATACCCCAGAAAATATTTGGGGTTGTCTTGATGAATCTATGTTTATGGAAGCTTCAGCTAGATATATCCGTGCAAAACATGTTCATGATTACCTAATTGTTATGAATAACGATAGTGTCGGTATTAGGAATGGTGGTAGTTACAATGTGTTGTCGAAATTTCCGTTGCTTCAGCATCAGTGGCAGATAGTGGAGAGTTTTAAGGCTCAGATCTCGCAGAGGAGTCGTGAGAGGTTGTTGGATCAAGCCCTTCTTCTTGAGCTTGGGATCAATGCTTATGCTGATGCTCTTGCTGCTGTTGCGATTATTGATGAGCTTGATCCGAAACAGATTCTGAGTTTGTTTTTGGATTCACGAAAGTCTTGTATTTTACAGAAATTGAGTGCTTGTTCTAGTAATGTTAATGCTGATAGTTCTGATGTGATTTCAGTGTTCTGTCAAGTGTTGAGGATAATTCAGGTTAGTGTAGGGCAAGTTGGGGAGTTGTTTTTGCAGGTACTGAATGATATGCCTTTGTTTTATAAGACTATTTTGGGTTCACCCCCGGCTTCTCAGTTGTTTGGGGGGATTCCAAATCCTGACGAGGAAGTGAGGTTATGGACTGCATTTAGGGATAAACTGGAGTCTACCATGGTAACGTTAGACAGAGATTTTCTTGCGAGGACTTGTTCTGATTGGTTGAGGAATTGTGGAAAGGAGATTGTGAACAACATCAATGGGAGGTACTTGATTGATGTGATTGCAAGTGGGAAAGAGCTTGCTTCGGCTGAGAAGTTGATAAGAGAGACCATGGACAGTAAACAAGTCTTGGAGGGGAGTTTGGAGTGGCTTAAGAGTGTTTTTGGTTCTGAGATTGAATTGCCATGGAAAAGGACACGTGAACTTGTGTTGGGTGATGACTCTGATCTCTGGGACGACATATTTGAAGATGCTTTTCTTCAGAGGATGAAAGCAATTATTGATACCAGATTTGAGGAGTTGAGCGGAGCAGTGTCTGTTGTGGAGTCAGTCCGGACTATTGTGAAAACACCTAGTGATGTTGGTTTCCAGTCTTACCCGAATAGAGTTCCAAATGCTGGTGGAGTTTGGTTCATGGAACCAAATATTAAAAGAGTTGGTTCATCACAGTGTACTGAGCAGAATGATGTTCGTACTTGTCTCAATGCTTACTTTGGGGCAGAAGTTAGCCGAATCAGAGATGCCGTTGACAGCCGATGTGAGCTTGTCCTTGAGGACCTCCTCTTTTTCCTCGAGTCTCCAAAGGCACCTGTAAGGTTGAAGGATTTGGCCCCATATTTGCAGAATAAATGTTACGCAACCATGTCAACCATATTGAGAGATCTTAAGAGCGAGCTAGACCTATTGGATGCTGACCTGAAAAATGTGGATCAGGAAGGTGAATCCACACCTCTGGCTGCCATAATTGTTGAGAGGTCTCTATTTATTGGTCGACTattgtttgctttccagaagCACTCTAGGCATGTGCCCGTAATTCTTGGTTCACCAAGATCGTGGTTGAATGAAACTTTTGCTGGTGTCTCGCTCAAGTCCCGTGCTGCTTTGAGGTATTCTAGATCATCTTTTGACTCCTTTATGAGTGATAGTCCTGGAAAGAAAATGCTTGATTCCCCCAAAAGACAAACTTCATTGGCGGCATCTGCTTTGTTTGGAATAGATGACAATTCAAGTCCAAAACTTGAAGAACTTAGCAGAACAACCCAAGATCTTTGCATTAGAGCGCACAATATATGGATATCGTGGGTCTCTGATGAACTATCAAGAATTCTCTCAGCGAATGTtgaaaaagatgatgccttATCAGCAGCTGCACCCTTGAGA GGATGGGAGAAGATTGCAGTCAAGCAAGAGCAGCTGAATGAAGGTGAATCGGAAATGCAAATTTTGCTTCCATCTATGCCTTCTATTTATATCAACTCATTCCTGTTTCAAGCGTGCGAAGAAATTCATCAAGTTGGTGGTCATGTACTTGACAAGCCTATCCTACAAGATTTTGCTTCAAGACTACTGGAAAAG GTTATTGGTATTTATGTAGCTTTCCTTGAATGTCATGGATCTCAAGTGTCTGAAAAGGGAATTCTGCAAATCTTGTTGGATTTAAGATTTGTTGCTGATGTTTTATCTGGCGGTGATGTTAGTTCTAATACTGTGCCTTCAAAAGTACCAAAGGTAAAGCTTCCATTCAGAATCAAGCAGGACATCCATGAAACCAAGTCAGTGATTAGAGAGCGTCTTGATGGCTTGGTATCTCACCTTTCACAAAGACTGGATCCTATAGACTGGCTCAC CTATGAGCCATACCTGCGGGAGAATGGGAAGCAATCATACTTGAGGCATGCTGTGCTTTTTGGATTCTTTGTCCAACTTAATAGACTGTATACGGACACAGCGCAAAAGTTGCCTAGTAATTCTGAATCAAATATCATGCGATGCTCTGATGTGCCTCGCTTCAAGTATCTTCCCATCAG TGCTCCAGCATTGTCTTCGAGAGGACCAGCCAGGCCATCAGCTTCAACATCTATGGATGATGTTTCTTCTAGAAGTTCTCGGAACAGCTATACAACTGATGAGCTCTCACGGAACATTGATTATGATGATAACTCAAGTTTAGGGATGGCAGCGCCTTTCTTGAGGTCCTTCATGCAG GTTGGCAGCAGATTTGGGGAGAGCACTCTCAGACTGGGATCCATTCTTACAGATGGGCAAGTTGGCAGGTTTGGTGACATGTTACCTGCGCAGGCTGCTGGACTTCTTTCATCCTTCACGGCTGGCAGATTGGATTCTTGA